The Salvelinus namaycush isolate Seneca chromosome 1, SaNama_1.0, whole genome shotgun sequence genome has a window encoding:
- the LOC120050229 gene encoding seminal vesicle major clotting proteins-like yields the protein MRNAKRQLERCKSLCHWTLEHAVEKGHAVEKGHAVEKSHAVEKRHAVEKGHAVEKGHAVEKGHAVEKGHAVEKGHVVEDGKGLVKRLFEEEESSTEDEAANNRSRYLHLFEALTIKATIQVTFKDTIQGTIQNIIQVTIQDTYHDTIQAIFQATFQGTFEATIHDTIQVTIHDTIQAIIHDTIQATFKDTFKDRHLPGQLPGHIQGTIHNTIQAAIQVTFKDTIQDTIQYTIQATIQATIHDTIKDIFQDTIQDTFKDTIEGTIQATIHDIIQDTFQDTIQDTFKDTIQGTIQTAIHDIIQDTFQDTIQDTFKDTIQGTIQTAIHDIIQDTFQDTIQDTIQDTTEVKQAFFSRWTIYIKIRIRLSAEGTVVFESPLQKKE from the exons atgcgcaatgccaagcgacAGCTGGAGCGATGTAAATCTCtatgccattggactctggagcatgcTGTTGAGAAGGGCCATGCTGTTGAGAAGGGCCATGCTGTTGAGAAGAGCCATGCTGTTGAGAAGCGCCATGCTGTAGAGAAGGGCCATGCTGTTGAGAAGGGCCATGCTGTTGAGAAGGGCCATGCTGTTGAGAAGGGCCATGCTGTTGAGAAGGGCCATGTTGTTGAGGATGGCAAGGGCCTCGTCAAACGACTGTTCGAGGAAGAGGAGAGCAGCACAGAGGATGAAG CCGCAAACAACAGATCGAGATACCTGCACCTGTTTGAGGCACTCACCATCAAGGCCACCATCCAGGTCACCTTCAAGGACACCATCCAGGGGACCATCCAGAACATCATCCAAGTCACCATCCAGGACACCTACCATGACACCATCCAGGCAATCTTCCAGGCCACCTTTCAGGGCACCTTCGAGGCCACCATCCATGACACCATCCAGGTCACCATCCATGACACCATCCAGGCCATCATCCATGACACCATCCAGGCCACCTTCAAGGACACCTTCAAGGACA GACACCTTCCAGGACAACTTCCAGGACACATTCAAGGCACCATCCATAACACCATCCAGGCCGCCATTCAGGTCACCTTCAAGGACACCATCCAGGACACCATCCAGTACACTATCCAGGCCACCATCCAGGCCACCATCCATGATACCATTAAGGACATTTTCCAGGACACCATCCAGGACACATTCAAGGACACCATCGAGGGCACCATCCAGGCCACCATCCATGACATCATCCAGGACACCTTCCAGGACACCATCCAGGACACATTCAAGGACACCATCCAGGGCACCATCCAGACCGCCATCCATGACATCATCCAGGACACCTTCCAGGACACCATCCAGGACACATTCAAGGACACCATCCAGGGCACCATCCAGACCGCCATCCATGACATCATCCAGGACACCTTCCAGGACACCATCCAGGACACCATCCAGGACACCACAGAGGTCAAGCAAGCCTTTTTTAGTCGGTGGACAATTTATATCAAGATCAGGATCCGCCTGAGTGCAGAGGGCACTGTGGTTTTTGAGAGCCCACTTCAGAAGAAAGAATAA